A single window of Nitrospinota bacterium DNA harbors:
- the sdhB gene encoding succinate dehydrogenase iron-sulfur subunit: MATFRIKRFNPEKQAEPYFEEFQLDIPKGSTLLDCMNLIKWTLDGSFSYRMSCRSAICGSCAVKANGHALLACQRQAEHIIDNDETITLEPLGNMKPIKDLVVDFTPFWDKINKVKPYLEPKEAPPEKERRQSQEEFLKIDDSSTCIMCGACYSDCNVLEVDDNFLGPAALAKAQRFVGDSRDSKTLERVKELSEPGGIWDCTHCAECVERCPKPARPFDRIKEVMTVALEQGVHNNNGARHALSFFNSVKRSGNLNENRIPVESMGFFNIPGLMSLIPVGLRMFLKGKVPPVIHHSIEEMDDVKRIFKELDQ, encoded by the coding sequence ATGGCGACTTTCAGGATCAAGCGATTCAATCCGGAAAAACAGGCGGAACCTTATTTTGAGGAATTCCAACTGGATATACCTAAAGGTTCCACGCTTCTCGATTGTATGAACCTGATTAAATGGACACTGGACGGAAGCTTCTCTTACCGCATGTCTTGTCGAAGCGCGATATGCGGGTCTTGTGCTGTAAAGGCGAATGGTCACGCTCTGCTGGCTTGCCAGCGACAGGCCGAACACATTATAGATAATGACGAAACCATCACTTTGGAACCGCTCGGCAATATGAAGCCGATCAAAGATCTGGTGGTCGATTTCACCCCGTTCTGGGACAAGATAAATAAGGTCAAACCTTATCTGGAGCCAAAAGAAGCACCTCCGGAAAAAGAACGGCGCCAGTCGCAGGAAGAGTTTCTGAAAATTGATGACTCCAGTACATGCATCATGTGTGGGGCCTGTTATTCAGACTGCAATGTGCTGGAAGTGGACGACAACTTTCTGGGGCCTGCCGCCCTCGCAAAGGCTCAAAGGTTTGTCGGTGACTCGCGTGACTCCAAGACCCTTGAGCGGGTCAAGGAACTCAGTGAGCCGGGTGGCATTTGGGACTGTACTCACTGTGCTGAATGTGTTGAGCGTTGCCCGAAACCGGCGAGACCGTTTGATCGCATAAAAGAAGTCATGACCGTTGCTCTGGAGCAGGGTGTACACAACAATAATGGAGCCCGCCACGCTCTTTCCTTTTTTAATTCTGTGAAAAGAAGCGGAAATTTGAACGAAAACAGAATCCCCGTTGAGTCAATGGGATTTTTTAATATTCCAGGACTGATGAGTCTGATCCCGGTTGGATTGCGCATGTTCCTGAAAGGCAAGGTGCCGCCTGTTATCCATCA